The sequence below is a genomic window from Lytechinus variegatus isolate NC3 chromosome 3, Lvar_3.0, whole genome shotgun sequence.
AGGGGCAGTTGCTTGGTGGCAAATATTTTATTCCAGTCTCTTCGAGGACTTTCTCCTCCAATTTATTGTTCATCATGAACATTGTTGAGCTAGCTATTTCTTCTTCAAGAGGAGGCCCCTCATCAGATTGGGCAGCAAACTTAGCTGCGAATGTGGGAATCATTTTTGGCAATGTGGATTCCTCTTGGGAAGTACATGTGATGTCATCGTAATCAACATCAACTGGTTGCGTGTACAGCCTTTGGCATGATTGGTACGGATTgatgtcatcatgatcatcagcTGAGTCCTCATTATGAGCATGTTCAGCGTAATGTTGGTCATAATCTTCCTCCGGCAATGGGAGAGCACCAATGACACGGTTAAGCATGGATTCCAGTTTTGTTAAACGACTTTCAACATCAgccaagtttttattttcatcccgTGAGTGGGACGACTGCTCCTTTTTTGAAGATGAAACTGAAGCTGGGGGTCCGCTATTGCCGTCTTTAACATTGCTTTGCTTCTTATCTTTCTCTGGTTTCTTAACATATCGTTTATCGATCTTCTTCCCACTCACGGAGCTCTTGGGCTCATGACTTGTGGGGCTTTTGGAGGTGGATGTGCTCGCGGGGTGCTTAGACCCATGGTGGAGCATCGCCGCCTGAGTTTCGGGGGCCGAGGAGGCTCTCGGTCCGGTCGGAGACGGACTCAAATCCGCCGAGTCCTGATCGCGAGCGTTGCTCGAACTCATGATAGAAAACGTAAAAATATGATTCTGAAGTGCAAGAAATTATCACCTTGCCTTGAATAACTTCTGaaaatagatatgaatagtctTTTGAGTAAAAATGCGTCGTATTTCCGaagaaaaatctttttttctgtaagagTGCGGCAGGTGTTTGAACCTGCTATTTTGCGATGAAGCGATAATGAGTGCGCATGTGCGAGGCGGGATCTCAATTAGTCTCCTCTCGAGACGAACGAAataaaattgtagatttttctgtAAAAGAAAGCTGCTGAGAGCTTACCTGAACAGGACACGGGTGAACTTCATGCGACCAGCCTCTGTTGCCATCTTAAGAGCACTATCAATAGCAGACTCATCACCAGCCTTTATTCTCAATCTCAACCACCtcaatattaaaatgaaatatgaccCAAAATACATTACCTGAAATTTACAAAGTAACAAATATGAGTGACACTTTAAGATAGCCATATCCACTCCTATCAGTATAATGCATGATTGAAAATATGCCTCCTGAGTTTTAATGTTTCATAGCAGTTGTACAGGACACAAAGAACACCAAATTTAAGAGTTAGACATAGTTGTTTGCCATGGATTGGAATCCATTTAGGGGGCCTTCAAACTTGATATTTCAATTCTCCCACATACACATCAGTGACAGAAAAGTAGACGATATCTTTCACGTTAATATGACAATGGCTGAAACAAAACTTTTCATAAGATAAAAACATACCTGAAACGAATTTCAGCATTGGTGTACTTGTCCATGTCATAAATTCCTTGCATTTCTTGGATAAGATTGCAGTTTAATGGCTTctataaaaatagaaaaggaaacaaACAGTATATTAGTGAATTTATGTATGCTGTAAAAATTGGGGAGTTCTTTTCTTTAAAGAtgctataaaaatgaaaatagagcTTTACCTCGGTGGTAACAGAATTAATTTCAAACACAATATACTGcagtaaaataaagaaattaaaaacctcaatttttttcaaattcagttGGCTTGTAAAATATTTGATGTGTCCCTCACATTGTCAGGTTGAAataatggatgaatggatggatggatagatacaTGTAACTGTCACTGTGACCAAAAATGGGATGTGATCATGCAACTTTTAAAAGGATCTTACCTTCAGCAACAACTGTGCCAGAAACTCTATTTTCTGAGATGGAGACATTGACTCAAGGTCACCAGACGACTTCTCAAAGTTACTTTCACCAACCTGTcagcaaacaataaaaaaaaatgataaatatgatttcAAATGGGACTGGGAACTCTTCTTCCAAATCAATTATatcatgtgatttttttgtgtgaaaaaaaaaactgcaatTGGTCCTAACAAAGAAGCTTCTTGGCTATGCAGAATATCCCTTACAGATGTGAGATAAAACACATATTTAGTTTGAATTATCAGGATTTCTGATTTGTAAAAATAGTTATCAcactaaatatttttcactgtAATGCAAAGATCTAACGAGACCACTTTTCCCCCATTTGCAAACATGAACCAAGTTGCAGTTTTATCATCAAACACTTTTTTAAAGTCATTGTTTTAAAGTCACCACAAAAAAGATCCATTTCTATGGATATAATCTCCTGTGGAAGTTGACCCCATAACCATAAATCTCATTAGATTGTAAGCCCAACATCATAACTTATTACCATGTTTAAATTCAACCCATTATTTTCTTGCAAGatgtatttgaaatatattccCACATAGTTGCATCAACGTATGATCTATGACCTTGACCTCACGACCCCTTTGTCTATCTAGCTTGTGGATACCCATGTTGGGCCTAGCACGGAGGTCAATGAAATCTATTAATCTATTCAGCTATCTTGCTCATAAGCCTATACTTACAGAGGAAAACTCCCGAAGAAATCCACCCATCATCCTTGATAGGAAAAGGTATCTAAAAAGTTCACAATTAACTGCTACCTGTTTATAGAAATTGACTTACCTGACTCCATTTTTCACACAGCTCTGTACAATGATCCACCAGACAAGTATCATATCTGTATAAAAGTTATTTATGAAGGGGTGATGAATCACCATAAAATAACAGTAGTAAGTTTCCTTACATCATATCTACAAAATGGGCAactgaaatcataaaatcaaattgtCAATCAATTTATGTGGTGTTTGGCTAACTTTTGATTCAAGTGAATTGAAGTGTTTACTGAAATAACAATTAGGGGAAGaaagaactttgattttctTCTTTGATCATGAATTTTATGTCAGTAATTTCAAAATTACCATCCCGAGTTTGACTAATCTCGATATTTTAGCCCAATTGGCCCTCTTCACGATTAATCTCGGGGTTCCAGAaaccgtctccaccatcgcaagagcACAactcctgctcgagcgaggcattgATGCaatatggtctgacgccgtaaATAAATAACCCCGAGTGCATCTGCACCTAcaaattagcgcgataattcgtgaAATAGTGCGCTGTTTTCCAAATAATCctaagttgacttgggattgcaatcacGAGATAAATCCTACGAAATAGTGCGATAATTGcatctccattgcaaataatctcgagattgttcagatcgggataatttgccggatcagaaatagcccgctaatttgaaaactcgggatggtgcagacggccctagtGTACTGATGAAATTCTAGCAAGTCTACATGAAGGAAAGTGTTTGACTTcagatatattttaaaaaattcaaatataataAGATTTTTAAAGAGGAATATTTCACCTCACATAATTCATGGCAAAAGCTAATCTAGTCTCTTAATCATCTTGTGAGAAGTGGGTATAACATTTATGCTATATTCCTTCAGTTCAACTGTCACTtgcattgcaaaaaaaatatgactggCCAAATCACTTAGCTTATTGAAAACATCATGGTTTCACAGAATCTAaatgacattaatttttttaaaatgagctcTTTAATCCAAAATATGTACTTTACTTGAAACCCTACCAAGGAGAGATTTTATTAAGATTTCTTTAACTTACTTTGGTTTAATAGGTGGCATACCAGGTGAAAAGAACCACTTATCCCATTCTATGCAATCAAATACACCAGCTGCTGCCTTTTAGAAAGAATATCAAcaataaaatagaaatgaagATATATTTCCTATTGTATGGTATATTAAACCTTATATAtgcattaatgttttttttaaggaggggggttaacaaaattacatgtaaattatatCACTAATGAACACATGCTTGCTCTTTATCACTGATGATGTGACTCTTGACAAGTTATTAGTAAATTGGACAGACATTCATGATTATCCTGACCATGTtatcttttctttctcattaaACTCTGTAAATATGTATTGTGATTATCAAAGTGAAATCTGATATTTGATAAGATTCAACTACtttgataatgaaatgaaaagcaTGTTTAATTTCGCGGGTAAATACAATAGTGAAATCACATAATGATGAGACTCACCTTTTCATGGAagtattcaagaaaaaaatccttCCAATCTTGAGTAGTAAGACTTCTGTACTTGAATTTATCAATGTAGGCTTTCAAATATCCCTCAAACTCTGTGGTTAAAATAAACAACATCTCTTTTTTTCACTATACACCTATGCTTCTTTGAGTTTCACAATAGACTTGTAATGAATTCCAGAAATAGAATCAGCTATCTTTTAAAGGAAAAGTGAATCACCAGTTTAAAATTTCAGATAAGCACTTTTCAAGTCAAATTTATACAATTTCACAAAGGGACATAAAACATGTGGATATCaattatttacataaattacataattccattttcatatttcagataaaTTAACAATCAGAATTGAGGCAAATATTGATCATAGATCAATGAAACCCTTTTGGTTACTTTCAAATTTACCCCCCCAAATacaatttacaaatattttcatgcaGGAAGTAAACAAGAAACATCAGCTCATACCATTTATTCCAACCAGAGTTTCAAGATAAAATAAGAAACATGATCCCTTCTCATAAGGAACACTCGAGAATGCATCATCTGGATCAATACCACCCTCCAGAGGTGGAAGCAACTGTGTGAACTTGTGCTCTTGACcatattttgaaacctatataaaaaaaaaaagttaatgattTGATGAAGTGTGTCAATCATATCAACGAGTAGGTCATCTTGTTGACTACAGATTATTTTCACATAGAAAAATGAGTCAagtcatcatacatgtagatggcaTCAAAGagaatttcgaaaaaaaaatatcatacctAATAAGTAACCATGCCCACACTGATTTttggaaaaagagaaagagatatgtataaaaaaaagttgatattcAGACTCACTGAATTGTAGAGCTCCTTCCAGCCTCCGATGAATGCAAACTGACGATGTTTCTCACTGTTCATTCGTCCAAGAATCTTCCTCTCTACAAAGACAGTAAATCCTTCATTCAACCAAAAGTGTTCCCAGCTGCAGTTTGTTACCAGATTACCGGTCCAACTATGGCTGATTTCATGAGCTACAACCTGGTGTAAAATCAATAGAAGAGGTATCACTCTTTCATCTGAAGTCAATTTCATGGCATccaattatttatttcattagatATCGCCAGTACAATGTATAGCCGTGGGgttatcaaatcaataaaaaatagagGACAAATTTGTTCATATATTAAATATGCAATTCCTAATAGCAATACTACTGGAAGCAATGCAGGCATCAGAATAACTATATGAGTCCAGTCATTAAATAAGTTAAAAGTAGCCTTCATATTTAGTGTAGGCTATGTTTCTACATACATTCTTTAAATGTGTGGTTTACAATGTGTGACCAAGCATACTGATGTGATAGTCATTAGAAATAACACAAAAACTAATACTTGCTGATGACTAATCTGAATCTAAATAGTAACAATAGCAATAGATTATGATGCCATACTTACATTAGCTAAGGAGCGATCTCCTGCCTGgagaagatttaaaaaaaaataatgtccaataaagttatttgtaatttttatatTTAGCTAGACTGTCAAATATAAACATTACAGTAAAGATTACGACGATAACAACAAGTATAATAAAGATAATACCTAAAACACTATAAGGGGAAGACTGGACACTTTGGGGATTCTTTAAAATGCTCATTTTGTTCATAGGGAAGGGCGCCCATTAGCGTTGGGTATAGAGTACATCTTCATACATTGGCACGCAGCTGTGTGGGGATAATGACAGAGAGGGTTAGGGAGAGGGGCAAAATGACAGTGCTTGGGGATAATTTCATCTCCCATTTCCTAGCAAAAAGACTCTGAGATATGTTCATCTCGAATTTTATTATGATCTTTTGACGAAAAGCAAAATCTTGAAATGTCAAAATCGCCACTTCCTTCACCCCTCCACCACTTCCCCtacattttttatacacaatcCCAAATGATAATATGCGAATGTATACTTACCCAACACTGTAGTGCGCTCTCCCCAAGCATTTAACGCGCTCTACTGACTGGCCAGTCTTCCCCTTGTAGTGTCTTTAATAAcactaacaataataaaatagcAACAATTATGGAATTACAATACACATTTACACATGCACATAATATGTCACATGTATTCACAAAGTAGTCAGAATGTAAGCCTTTCATTGGCCCACTAGAATAAatgaatgttatttttgtaacatttgtattctttttatatCGATCACACATATATTATAAGCTTTTTGAATTCAAAATCTTTGCTAGTTTGTTACAATGTTACAAATATATGTTCTAATTTTATTTCACATGCTTGAGCAAGTTGGATTCTAAACAGTGTGCAGTTCACATTTTATTAACTCTAAAATTGCCAAATCTGATATTTCACTTTAgacttatatttttctttcaaaacattAGTCATTAAGTCAAATCACCACTCCCACATTCACTCATGAATCaagtttaatttcaatttatccATATGAATTATTAACTTATTATGAAGATGAGTCATGACATCTgggcctttgaccttgaaatacTAATCAAGGCATATCATAGTCACTCTCATATGCAAACATGAAATTGAAAGATGATCCTTCAAAAGGTTCTCCATTTATCACAAGAACCTCTGTGAACTTTCACCTTGTAACAAAAaacagatgattttttttaatcatatatgGGGGATGTTGAAGTTGATCTCTCAAATAGTTCTTTAAggactgcaaaaaaaaaattcttcctGAATATAAAATTGCTGTCACCTGTGACCTTGACATTTTACATTGTGACCCCAATCTACTCAGAATACCTTCACATCTTTACATGAACCAATTTAAAGTTGATCCATAATAGCTCTGTAGTTATCATGAGAATAAAGATGATACACACAGTGATACCATAATTGGTGCTTACCAGAAGGGTAGGTGTGACAAAAGTGAGACAAGGGTTCTCCATACCTCCATATGGAAAGGATGGGGGTAAGATAAGAAGATCATACTGACCCCACACATAAGGACCAAGCAAAGATTCAGCTGTAGCTAGCATGTGTTCAGTctgatatcataaaaataattgaataaaaatcacTATTAATCTccatttttatgtaatattcaCATACAACTaatgaatttttattaaaaagtatgtataatttatttcattcaatattgaatttaaaCCTGAACCTGGAAACACAAGTCACTAATATATATGAAAATCAATCTTATTGTTTACAACCATAGACACATTTTCAAATACTTTGATCAAGAAAGTATCATATTGATGCACAGGCTCTGATGACAAGCAGATTATTGTGATTTGTTTGGGATTCCTGATAATCTGATGTCTATTTTACAATGAGTCCAAAATGCAAGTGCAAGACTCAGCTAGTACTTGCCAAAGTTCAATTCCACAACACCTATTCTGAGAGAGCTCTACCAAGAGGTAAAgggatttcattcaaaattctgTTATTACATAACAGTCAAAGCCAGCGCACTTTCAGAGATTAATTATTGTTTCAGGTCACCCTTCGCAAAACAAGTCACACTTGGCAATTGCACATTTGTGCTTGCTGACCTCAAACTCTAGAATAGCTTGCTAATTGATATAAGAAGCTCTCCATCACTATCTATCTCCAAATCTAAATTCAAGTCCTATATCTCATaagttaagatttttttttgagaatCAAGAAATAAGGACTCGCAGCCAGTGTAGCtgaatatattcatataaaagcTGTGCTGGACAAATGTGTgtgtatcattatgattattaagtACTTCATAGAAAAGTGTAGAGTTTGAGCTACTGCATCACAAACAAAACATTGTGAAAACCATGTAAATTCAAGTAAATTTTACAGAAACATTCATCTAactacagtccgacctctcttatccggcctccccttatccgtatctctctattatccggaggcacacttgccgagatgttttttttttctttttttaaatctagtaCAGGTACatgaggaaatgagatttcaatctaaactcaatcctatacatAAACCCActctgattacatatatttcccaacatagtcaccctacaccaaacatatttttcatgaaaatatctcacccaaatcaccaaaagaact
It includes:
- the LOC121410402 gene encoding leukotriene A-4 hydrolase-like isoform X2 translates to MLMFILDTSCSLCISDVSDDATGEKLTFEVKEPLGALGSPLNIRLPSSAQSKGSKLCIKISYKTSSSASAIGWLEPSQTAGKQFPYLYSQCQAIHARSILPCQDSPSVKATYEAKVTVPCDLVCLMSAVRTGEEPCAIDNSLKTYTFRQTVPMPSYLIAIVVGALESRQIGPRSRVWSEKEFVDRAAFEFSETEHMLATAESLLGPYVWGQYDLLILPPSFPYGGMENPCLTFVTPTLLAGDRSLANVVAHEISHSWTGNLVTNCSWEHFWLNEGFTVFVERKILGRMNSEKHRQFAFIGGWKELYNSVSKYGQEHKFTQLLPPLEGGIDPDDAFSSVPYEKGSCFLFYLETLVGINEFEGYLKAYIDKFKYRSLTTQDWKDFFLEYFHEKAAAGVFDCIEWDKWFFSPGMPPIKPKYDTCLVDHCTELCEKWSQVGESNFEKSSGDLESMSPSQKIEFLAQLLLKKPLNCNLIQEMQGIYDMDKYTNAEIRFRWLRLRIKAGDESAIDSALKMATEAGRMKFTRVLFRDLYAFPSARQKAIDTFLAERHNMHPITAKTVAKDLELE
- the LOC121410402 gene encoding leukotriene A-4 hydrolase-like isoform X1, with protein sequence MADSTKDPNSVSNISGIITKHISIEWNVNFKEKVFTGDVKLTLETLQDGVANLILDTSCSLCISDVSDDATGEKLTFEVKEPLGALGSPLNIRLPSSAQSKGSKLCIKISYKTSSSASAIGWLEPSQTAGKQFPYLYSQCQAIHARSILPCQDSPSVKATYEAKVTVPCDLVCLMSAVRTGEEPCAIDNSLKTYTFRQTVPMPSYLIAIVVGALESRQIGPRSRVWSEKEFVDRAAFEFSETEHMLATAESLLGPYVWGQYDLLILPPSFPYGGMENPCLTFVTPTLLAGDRSLANVVAHEISHSWTGNLVTNCSWEHFWLNEGFTVFVERKILGRMNSEKHRQFAFIGGWKELYNSVSKYGQEHKFTQLLPPLEGGIDPDDAFSSVPYEKGSCFLFYLETLVGINEFEGYLKAYIDKFKYRSLTTQDWKDFFLEYFHEKAAAGVFDCIEWDKWFFSPGMPPIKPKYDTCLVDHCTELCEKWSQVGESNFEKSSGDLESMSPSQKIEFLAQLLLKKPLNCNLIQEMQGIYDMDKYTNAEIRFRWLRLRIKAGDESAIDSALKMATEAGRMKFTRVLFRDLYAFPSARQKAIDTFLAERHNMHPITAKTVAKDLELE